From a region of the uncultured Desulfobacter sp. genome:
- a CDS encoding BON domain-containing protein, which produces MVKMTKTTVIRHCIIGLVLSAFIAGCGGAWNKESTGEYVDNTVLTTKVKTAIFNDPMLKVFQINVESFKGVVQLSGFVDSKKAADRAVEIARSVTGVKSVKNDLVIK; this is translated from the coding sequence ATGGTGAAAATGACGAAAACAACTGTAATAAGACATTGTATTATCGGGCTCGTTCTGTCTGCGTTTATTGCTGGATGCGGGGGGGCATGGAACAAGGAAAGTACTGGAGAATATGTTGATAATACTGTCCTTACCACCAAGGTTAAAACGGCAATATTCAATGATCCCATGCTCAAGGTTTTTCAAATAAATGTAGAATCATTCAAGGGGGTTGTTCAGTTGAGCGGTTTCGTGGATTCTAAAAAGGCAGCGGACAGGGCTGTAGAAATAGCACGCTCAGTAACGGGGGTCAAATCTGTAAAGAACGACTTAGTCATCAAGTAA
- a CDS encoding glycosyl hydrolase family 65 protein produces MYEVLSRFSTVARLMDDMDFHRQCGLEADKLRQNIKKHGWDGKWYLRAYFDDGTPLGSSKSQECRIDSIAQSWSVLSGAGDSERSKMAMEAVDRHLVRRDDSLIQLLDPPFDKSKVNPGYIKGYVPGVRENGGQYTHGAVWTAMAFAKLGDSRRAWELLSLINPVNHGSSATATLRYKTEPYVVAADVYAVPPHTGQGGWTWYTGSAAWMYRLIVESLVGLTLENNRLVFAPCLPPEWDGVKVHYRSGKAIYHITVKQSRTEERQQTRITTDGHVQEGQALVLVDDGREHAVEVLV; encoded by the coding sequence CATGTACGAGGTACTCTCCCGGTTTTCCACTGTCGCCCGCCTCATGGATGACATGGATTTCCATCGTCAATGCGGTCTTGAGGCTGACAAGTTGCGCCAGAATATCAAAAAACATGGTTGGGATGGAAAGTGGTACCTCAGGGCTTATTTTGATGATGGTACCCCCCTGGGATCGTCAAAATCACAGGAATGCAGGATCGACTCCATCGCCCAAAGCTGGTCCGTTCTTTCGGGTGCGGGGGACAGTGAACGTTCAAAAATGGCAATGGAAGCGGTGGACAGACACCTGGTTCGCCGGGATGATTCCCTTATCCAGCTTCTGGATCCGCCGTTTGACAAATCGAAAGTTAACCCGGGTTATATAAAGGGTTATGTTCCCGGAGTGAGGGAAAACGGCGGACAGTACACCCATGGAGCCGTCTGGACAGCCATGGCCTTTGCAAAACTCGGAGACAGTCGTCGTGCGTGGGAACTTCTTTCTTTGATAAACCCCGTGAACCACGGGAGTTCCGCCACGGCAACTCTGCGGTACAAGACCGAGCCCTATGTTGTGGCAGCGGATGTCTATGCCGTGCCGCCCCACACGGGTCAAGGCGGGTGGACATGGTACACGGGATCGGCTGCATGGATGTACCGGCTTATTGTAGAGTCCCTGGTTGGCCTTACACTGGAGAATAACAGGCTGGTTTTCGCGCCCTGTCTTCCGCCGGAATGGGATGGAGTCAAAGTGCATTACCGCTCGGGCAAAGCTATCTATCACATAACCGTTAAACAGAGCCGGACTGAGGAAAGACAACAAACCAGGATAACAACCGATGGCCATGTTCAGGAAGGTCAGGCGCTTGTACTTGTTGATGATGGCCGGGAACATGCGGTGGAGGTGCTGGTGTGA
- a CDS encoding DUF2254 domain-containing protein, which yields MFERLRFLYNRIGEKLWIKPLVTCVLSIMIVFLIKQVDYYEIDQFFPEVNKNSIEMLLSIIASSMLAIATFAVGSMVSAYNSASRTATPRSFPLIISDDESQNALSTFIGTFIFSVISLMVLKNGYYGKSARFMIFTLTLIVLGVVIVTFVRWVDSIARLGRLGRIINKVEKATDDALQRRRLAPTLGGVPSGQLKPVGQAVYGNSIGYVQRIEMAGLQGTAERLQLQIMVDALPGTFVAPGRALAYVTTDSGTLSKKDTDQIAKTFLIGGDRTFDEDPQFGLVVLSEIAIRALSPAVNDPGTAIDVIGTLVRLFTHWSKTVEDDNSRDFKDDSRDFKYDRVMVPEISLWDMFDDAFNAIARDGAGAIEVVVRLQKAFQALALIGDPKIREVAMFQARLALARAELSLDLPEDLDIARKATKLVGTF from the coding sequence ATGTTTGAACGATTGAGATTTCTTTATAACCGTATCGGCGAAAAACTTTGGATTAAGCCACTTGTCACCTGCGTGCTCTCAATAATGATTGTGTTTCTGATAAAGCAAGTGGACTATTACGAAATCGATCAGTTTTTTCCCGAGGTTAATAAAAACTCGATAGAGATGTTGCTGTCCATTATTGCCTCAAGTATGCTGGCAATTGCCACCTTTGCTGTCGGATCAATGGTCTCCGCCTATAATTCAGCCAGCAGGACTGCAACGCCGCGCTCTTTTCCGCTGATCATTTCCGATGACGAATCCCAAAATGCACTTTCTACCTTTATCGGCACATTCATTTTCAGCGTCATCTCACTTATGGTTTTAAAGAATGGATATTACGGCAAATCAGCTCGTTTTATGATATTCACTTTGACATTAATTGTTCTTGGTGTGGTTATTGTTACCTTTGTTCGCTGGGTTGACAGTATTGCCCGTCTTGGGCGTCTCGGCAGGATCATCAATAAGGTGGAAAAAGCAACAGATGATGCTTTGCAGCGAAGACGATTAGCACCCACCCTGGGTGGTGTTCCTTCGGGGCAGCTTAAACCTGTGGGACAGGCCGTTTATGGAAATTCGATCGGATATGTCCAGCGCATAGAGATGGCTGGCTTACAGGGTACTGCAGAAAGATTGCAGCTGCAGATTATGGTGGATGCTTTGCCCGGAACCTTCGTAGCGCCAGGCAGGGCTCTTGCCTATGTGACCACAGATTCGGGAACCCTGTCAAAAAAAGATACTGATCAGATAGCGAAAACGTTTTTGATCGGTGGGGACAGGACCTTTGATGAAGATCCTCAATTTGGCCTCGTCGTCCTCTCAGAAATTGCCATTCGAGCATTGTCGCCCGCCGTCAATGATCCCGGTACCGCAATTGATGTTATCGGGACGCTTGTGCGGCTTTTTACGCATTGGAGTAAAACCGTTGAAGATGATAACAGTCGAGACTTTAAAGATGACAGTCGAGACTTTAAATATGATCGGGTAATGGTGCCGGAAATATCATTATGGGACATGTTTGATGATGCCTTCAACGCCATTGCCCGTGACGGGGCTGGCGCCATTGAAGTAGTGGTGAGATTACAAAAGGCCTTTCAGGCGCTGGCATTAATCGGAGACCCCAAAATTCGAGAGGTGGCAATGTTTCAAGCCCGTTTGGCACTTGCCAGGGCTGAGCTATCACTGGATCTCCCAGAAGATCTCGATATTGCAAGGAAAGCAACCAAACTTGTCGGGACCTTTTGA
- the hflK gene encoding FtsH protease activity modulator HflK: protein MTDLNHPPGGSTPTFDDLLKKNLKQFEKFKGGPVLILVAGVVVVVVLVVVLWTAWFTVQPEETAIVQRFGKVMRTAGPGLHFKFPYGIEKVRLLPTARVLKEEFGFRTVSTVPGEKSRYDTRGTYKDESLMLTGDLNVINVQWIVQYRIEDPIRYLFQVRDISKTIRDTTEAVMRRAVGNRLGSDVLTTGRVAVASEAKNEIQKILTIYESGVRLVTVELQDVTPPDTVKPAFNEVNESRQDKERTINKAQEQANREIPKARGVATQSISEAEGYALERVNRAQGEATRFEAILGQYEQAPQVTRRRLYLEAMTGFLSNMKGLYIVDKDQKAMVPWLPLESSGQPSTQGRKP from the coding sequence ATGACTGACTTGAATCACCCCCCGGGGGGAAGCACGCCAACGTTTGATGACCTGCTGAAAAAAAATCTAAAACAGTTTGAAAAATTCAAAGGCGGTCCGGTCCTTATCCTTGTGGCCGGTGTGGTGGTAGTTGTTGTTTTGGTGGTGGTCTTATGGACTGCATGGTTCACCGTCCAACCGGAGGAAACGGCTATTGTACAGCGCTTTGGCAAGGTCATGCGCACGGCCGGTCCGGGACTGCATTTCAAATTCCCTTATGGTATCGAAAAGGTCCGTTTGCTGCCTACAGCTCGCGTACTCAAAGAAGAGTTCGGGTTTCGGACGGTTTCCACCGTTCCCGGTGAAAAGAGCCGCTATGATACGCGAGGCACCTACAAAGACGAATCGCTGATGCTCACCGGGGATTTGAACGTTATCAATGTTCAGTGGATCGTCCAGTACCGCATCGAAGACCCAATCCGCTACCTATTTCAGGTCCGCGACATTTCAAAAACAATCCGTGACACTACCGAGGCGGTTATGCGCCGAGCAGTCGGCAACCGTCTGGGCAGCGATGTGCTGACTACCGGACGGGTGGCGGTGGCCAGTGAAGCCAAAAACGAAATCCAGAAAATCCTGACAATCTATGAGTCTGGAGTGCGTCTGGTTACCGTAGAACTTCAGGATGTAACCCCGCCGGATACCGTAAAACCTGCCTTTAATGAAGTCAACGAGTCGCGTCAGGACAAAGAGCGAACGATCAATAAAGCCCAGGAACAGGCCAACCGGGAAATCCCCAAGGCCCGAGGCGTGGCTACGCAAAGCATCAGCGAGGCTGAAGGTTACGCATTGGAACGTGTAAACCGGGCCCAGGGAGAGGCCACCCGTTTTGAGGCCATTTTAGGACAATACGAACAGGCGCCGCAGGTCACGCGCCGGCGGTTGTATCTGGAGGCCATGACCGGTTTCCTGTCAAACATGAAAGGGCTTTATATCGTGGATAAGGACCAGAAGGCAATGGTGCCCTGGCTCCCATTGGAATCCAGTGGGCAACCATCAACACAGGGGAGGAAACCATGA
- the hflC gene encoding protease modulator HflC has product MKFTVKAVIIATSVALVTIAYGGLYTLEEGLQAIVVQFGRPVGEPVTEAGLHMKLPFVQEVRRFEKRLLVWDGDPNQVPTKGREFIWVDTTARWRIADAKKFLENVASEEGAQSRLNDILDSVVRDQVSSSELVELVRSASWEVPEGEALKEIPKEREEELKREIARGREEITRTILTKAQKIIPQYGIELVDVRIKRLDYVESVREKVYERMISERKRIAAQFRSEGEGRSAEILGTMEKELRQIRSTAYRQVQEIQGKADAEATQIYGQAYNKNPEFYAFLRTLESYKEKTNKNSVLILTTDSDFYQYIKQAETAPEEKNRVFHQKRRQLRRQRGHHPLP; this is encoded by the coding sequence ATGAAATTTACCGTAAAAGCAGTAATCATAGCAACATCGGTGGCGCTCGTTACCATAGCCTATGGCGGTCTATATACACTGGAAGAGGGTCTGCAGGCCATTGTCGTGCAGTTTGGCCGGCCTGTTGGGGAACCGGTAACCGAGGCGGGATTGCACATGAAACTGCCCTTTGTGCAGGAGGTCCGGCGATTTGAAAAGCGTCTGCTGGTCTGGGACGGTGATCCGAACCAGGTTCCCACCAAGGGACGCGAGTTCATCTGGGTGGATACCACCGCCAGATGGCGGATTGCCGATGCGAAAAAATTCCTGGAGAATGTAGCCAGCGAAGAGGGGGCCCAGTCGCGTTTGAACGATATTCTCGATTCGGTCGTGCGTGACCAGGTGTCGAGCAGCGAACTCGTGGAACTCGTACGCAGCGCATCGTGGGAGGTGCCAGAAGGCGAAGCCCTGAAAGAAATACCAAAGGAGCGTGAAGAAGAGCTTAAAAGGGAGATTGCCCGGGGCAGGGAGGAGATCACCCGCACGATACTGACTAAGGCACAGAAGATCATCCCGCAATACGGCATTGAACTTGTGGATGTGCGCATCAAGCGCCTCGACTACGTTGAAAGCGTCCGTGAAAAGGTCTATGAGCGTATGATTTCCGAGCGCAAGCGCATTGCCGCGCAGTTCCGTTCCGAAGGCGAGGGACGCAGCGCCGAGATCCTCGGCACAATGGAAAAAGAGCTGCGCCAGATTCGCTCAACGGCCTACCGCCAAGTGCAGGAAATCCAAGGTAAAGCCGACGCTGAAGCGACGCAAATCTACGGCCAAGCGTACAATAAAAATCCAGAATTCTATGCCTTTTTGCGCACCCTTGAAAGCTACAAGGAAAAAACGAATAAGAATTCCGTACTGATCCTCACCACGGACAGCGACTTCTATCAATATATCAAGCAGGCGGAGACAGCCCCAGAGGAAAAAAATAGAGTTTTCCATCAAAAGAGACGCCAACTACGGAGACAAAGAGGTCATCACCCCCTCCCATAA
- a CDS encoding AAA family ATPase — protein MDNKTPQIIIPEACANRIFEMSGAELEPDIAADLWSKIIKHKWLLSEKVGRDVGLRTACIDFLENMEQAPDEYRTYKHKNILKEMAAQTISREMWDTIADSQPPKQLVQRRIILPLTEEGLAKKHGVICPKAIIFFGPPGTGKTHFVKAIAGVLSWWYIEIIPSMLMVDGVENVGANLRKVMQLAGNLDKVVLFIDEFEEIAGSRDRADRIDKSITNEFLKQIPLLKSQKNKILLVCATNYIRQLDTAMLRPGRFDCVIPVGGLDREGRATILEHYLTRLNTGQIDLDQLIGITSGFTPADIQYLFDQVAYFAFEQELTEKEDYRVTTETFIQMMSKVSPSLSNEVIEEFEKDSISYSRF, from the coding sequence ATGGACAATAAGACACCGCAAATTATAATACCGGAAGCGTGTGCGAATAGAATCTTCGAAATGAGCGGGGCAGAGCTCGAACCGGATATTGCCGCCGACCTGTGGTCTAAAATAATAAAACATAAGTGGCTTCTCTCGGAAAAAGTCGGTCGGGATGTGGGGTTGCGGACGGCCTGCATTGATTTTTTAGAAAATATGGAGCAAGCCCCTGATGAGTACAGGACGTATAAGCACAAGAATATCTTGAAGGAGATGGCGGCACAGACCATCAGCAGGGAAATGTGGGATACCATAGCCGACTCCCAGCCCCCCAAGCAATTGGTCCAACGCAGAATAATTCTTCCCCTGACGGAAGAGGGCCTGGCAAAAAAGCATGGGGTTATTTGTCCCAAGGCGATCATATTCTTTGGACCTCCCGGCACAGGAAAGACTCACTTTGTAAAGGCCATAGCAGGCGTCTTGTCCTGGTGGTACATTGAGATCATACCGAGCATGCTGATGGTGGATGGTGTGGAAAACGTCGGGGCAAATCTGCGTAAAGTAATGCAACTGGCAGGAAACCTTGATAAAGTGGTCCTTTTTATAGATGAGTTCGAAGAGATCGCGGGCAGCCGTGACAGGGCGGACAGGATTGATAAGTCCATTACCAACGAGTTTTTAAAACAAATTCCGCTGCTTAAGAGTCAGAAAAACAAGATACTGCTGGTGTGTGCCACGAATTACATCCGGCAACTGGATACTGCTATGCTCCGGCCGGGAAGGTTTGACTGTGTTATTCCGGTTGGTGGATTGGACAGGGAAGGAAGGGCAACTATCCTTGAACATTATCTTACCAGGCTCAATACCGGACAAATCGATCTGGATCAACTTATTGGGATAACATCCGGGTTTACCCCTGCCGACATCCAATATCTTTTTGATCAGGTTGCGTATTTTGCATTCGAGCAGGAACTTACCGAAAAAGAGGACTACCGGGTAACCACAGAGACATTTATTCAAATGATGTCAAAAGTGAGCCCCTCTCTGAGCAATGAAGTGATTGAAGAATTTGAAAAGGATAGTATCAGCTATTCACGATTCTGA
- a CDS encoding bifunctional acetate--CoA ligase family protein/GNAT family N-acetyltransferase, with translation MMGQYNLDRIFKPRHIAVIGASEKAGTIGNALMKNLVNQFSGQLFPVNPKHKKIHQHDAFKSVSRLQTEVDLAIIVTPMHTVVDIVSECVDKKVGGAIIISAGSKETGEKGKEIEKKIQKITYAGKLRIVGPNCLGIIRPDGGLNATFVSEMPVSGNLAFISQSRAICTAILDLALQENIGFSHFVSTGSMLDVDFGDMIDYLGNDSSVKSILLYIERLTNFRKFMSAARSVSRVKPIIVLKSGKSPAGAKAAASHTGAMAGEDAVYDAAFKRAGIVRVDTIEELFDCAELMSKQPRPHGSRLAIITNGGGPGVMATDTLAKYGQKPVPLDPESMEALDQFLPPFWSQSNPIDILGDASPERFAQTLDVCFNSKNIDGVLVILTPQAFTSSITMAETLVLTMKGRRYPVFASTIGGKNIAPAVELLNEAGIPTYDTPERAVRAFLYMVEYSKNLETLLEIPPKLTRQIMVDQDKAGKLITHAFPGEFMPESDSKELLTAYGLPVIRTEIAKTEAEASSIGKEMGYPMVMKIRSPDITHKTDAGGISLDLRSDADVCKAYAQIISSVRKFKPDARIEGVTIQPYFSNADFEILLGAKRDAGFGPVILFGMGGIYTEVLKDRALGLPPMNRLLARQLMQQTKAYTLLKGYRNRPAADMEQLEEMIIRLSQFLIDFPEIAELDMNPVMIKAGKPMVVDARILVSPIDTPSPRHLVISPYPEEEESHMVSVDGGRIFVRPIKPEDAPLFQEFFKTLSPTTIYYRFFGILKELNPEMLARFTQTDYDREVALVAIDEDCKTDRMLGVARIIGDPDGEKGEFAVLVGDAWQGKGIGSNLLEKCLSIAKKRGFKTVHGIVLNENRNMIALGKRLGFETKREPGSGENKLVIHL, from the coding sequence ATGATGGGACAATATAATCTTGATCGCATTTTTAAACCGCGGCATATCGCAGTGATTGGTGCAAGTGAAAAAGCAGGAACAATCGGCAATGCATTAATGAAAAATCTTGTTAATCAATTTTCTGGACAGTTGTTTCCGGTGAATCCCAAACATAAAAAAATCCACCAGCATGATGCCTTTAAATCTGTTTCAAGGCTTCAAACCGAAGTGGATCTTGCCATTATTGTCACACCGATGCATACGGTTGTTGATATAGTGAGTGAATGCGTTGATAAAAAAGTGGGTGGGGCCATCATTATTTCAGCCGGAAGCAAGGAGACCGGTGAAAAAGGCAAGGAAATAGAGAAAAAAATTCAGAAAATAACTTATGCCGGCAAACTTCGTATTGTTGGACCCAACTGCTTGGGTATCATCCGGCCCGACGGGGGGTTGAATGCCACCTTTGTATCCGAGATGCCCGTGTCTGGAAATTTGGCATTTATATCCCAGAGCAGAGCCATTTGTACGGCTATACTTGATTTGGCTTTACAGGAAAACATTGGATTCAGCCATTTTGTAAGCACCGGCTCCATGCTTGACGTTGATTTCGGCGATATGATTGATTATCTCGGAAATGATTCCTCTGTAAAAAGTATTTTATTGTATATAGAAAGGCTTACTAATTTTCGTAAATTCATGAGTGCCGCCCGTTCGGTCTCCAGGGTCAAACCAATCATTGTACTTAAATCCGGCAAAAGTCCGGCCGGTGCAAAAGCTGCTGCATCCCATACAGGTGCCATGGCAGGAGAGGACGCCGTATATGATGCTGCCTTCAAGCGTGCCGGGATTGTGCGGGTGGACACCATAGAAGAGCTCTTTGACTGTGCAGAGCTGATGTCCAAACAACCAAGACCTCATGGATCCCGTTTAGCTATAATTACCAATGGAGGCGGACCTGGGGTGATGGCCACAGACACTCTGGCTAAGTATGGACAGAAACCTGTGCCGCTTGACCCTGAATCCATGGAGGCACTTGATCAATTCCTGCCGCCCTTCTGGAGTCAAAGTAATCCGATCGACATCCTTGGTGATGCCTCGCCGGAGCGGTTTGCCCAAACCCTGGACGTCTGTTTTAACTCGAAGAATATAGACGGGGTACTTGTTATTCTCACACCCCAGGCATTTACTTCCTCTATTACAATGGCAGAAACGCTGGTGTTGACCATGAAAGGGCGTCGATATCCTGTATTTGCTTCCACGATAGGCGGTAAAAACATCGCCCCAGCAGTGGAGCTTTTGAATGAAGCGGGAATTCCGACCTATGATACGCCGGAACGGGCAGTTAGAGCGTTCCTTTATATGGTTGAATATAGCAAAAACCTTGAAACACTTCTGGAAATTCCGCCGAAATTGACCCGGCAGATAATGGTTGATCAGGATAAAGCTGGAAAGCTGATCACCCACGCGTTCCCGGGTGAATTTATGCCGGAATCGGATTCTAAGGAATTGTTAACGGCTTACGGACTGCCTGTAATAAGGACAGAAATTGCAAAAACAGAAGCAGAAGCATCAAGTATTGGCAAAGAGATGGGCTATCCGATGGTCATGAAGATACGCTCTCCTGATATCACCCATAAAACCGATGCTGGTGGGATAAGTTTAGATTTACGCTCAGATGCCGATGTCTGCAAAGCTTACGCACAAATCATATCGTCAGTGCGGAAGTTTAAACCCGATGCCAGAATTGAAGGGGTAACCATTCAGCCCTATTTTTCAAATGCTGATTTTGAAATTCTCCTCGGTGCCAAACGGGATGCCGGCTTTGGCCCTGTGATTCTTTTTGGAATGGGTGGAATTTATACGGAAGTTTTAAAAGACCGTGCGCTGGGACTTCCACCCATGAACAGATTGCTGGCCCGGCAACTCATGCAGCAGACCAAAGCATACACGTTGTTGAAAGGATACAGAAATCGCCCTGCCGCCGACATGGAACAACTTGAAGAGATGATTATCAGACTCTCTCAATTCTTGATAGATTTTCCTGAAATTGCAGAACTCGACATGAATCCTGTTATGATCAAAGCTGGAAAACCCATGGTTGTTGATGCCCGGATATTAGTCTCACCTATTGATACACCTTCCCCCCGGCATCTTGTGATAAGCCCCTATCCGGAAGAGGAGGAGTCCCACATGGTAAGCGTTGATGGAGGCCGGATTTTTGTACGACCCATCAAGCCTGAGGATGCTCCGCTTTTTCAAGAATTTTTCAAGACACTCTCTCCAACGACGATTTATTATCGCTTTTTCGGGATATTAAAAGAATTGAACCCTGAGATGCTCGCCAGGTTTACCCAAACCGATTACGATCGTGAGGTTGCACTGGTTGCCATTGATGAAGATTGTAAAACCGATAGAATGCTGGGAGTTGCAAGAATCATAGGAGATCCAGATGGGGAAAAAGGCGAATTTGCGGTTCTGGTGGGTGATGCCTGGCAAGGCAAGGGTATTGGTTCAAACCTTTTGGAAAAATGCCTCTCAATTGCCAAAAAACGAGGCTTTAAAACGGTTCACGGCATAGTTTTAAATGAGAACAGGAACATGATCGCTTTGGGGAAAAGGCTGGGTTTTGAAACAAAAAGAGAACCTGGCTCTGGAGAAAATAAGCTGGTGATCCATTTATGA
- a CDS encoding coiled coil domain-containing protein, translated as MKDKRKAYEEKLDAQFEEWKAQIALLKAKADKAKADVKIGYHKKIEALESKQEVAGTKLRELKNAGDEAWEEFKIGTEKAWNEVKTAYQKTVSKFK; from the coding sequence GTGAAGGACAAACGTAAAGCCTACGAAGAAAAGTTGGATGCGCAATTTGAGGAATGGAAGGCGCAGATTGCGCTTCTTAAGGCCAAGGCGGACAAGGCCAAAGCCGATGTAAAAATTGGATATCACAAAAAAATCGAAGCGTTGGAGAGCAAGCAGGAAGTTGCAGGTACAAAACTCCGCGAGCTGAAAAACGCAGGAGACGAGGCGTGGGAAGAGTTTAAAATAGGCACGGAAAAAGCCTGGAATGAAGTCAAAACAGCTTATCAAAAGACAGTCTCAAAGTTCAAATGA
- a CDS encoding antibiotic biosynthesis monooxygenase, with amino-acid sequence MIIVKINLTVLAEKQKELLQTLISLIEPVKKEKGCSSYALFCEITDKNSFCIMEEWTNQKDLNHHLKSFRFGVLLGTKPLLLKPPIIQIHTPNDIQGMAFVEAVRAKEKE; translated from the coding sequence ATGATTATAGTCAAAATAAACCTAACCGTGCTTGCAGAAAAACAAAAGGAACTTTTGCAGACCCTTATTTCATTGATCGAGCCGGTAAAAAAAGAAAAAGGATGCAGCAGCTATGCTCTCTTTTGTGAAATCACAGACAAAAACAGCTTTTGTATCATGGAAGAATGGACAAACCAAAAAGATTTGAATCATCATTTAAAATCGTTTCGGTTCGGTGTGTTGCTTGGGACAAAACCTCTTTTATTGAAACCGCCAATTATCCAGATCCACACACCTAACGATATTCAAGGGATGGCTTTTGTTGAAGCTGTCAGAGCCAAAGAAAAAGAATAA
- a CDS encoding DUF1328 domain-containing protein yields MLSWSMLFLVVAIIAGVLGFGGLAGTAIGIAKILFGLFLILFVVSLILGRRPRV; encoded by the coding sequence ATGCTTTCCTGGTCAATGTTATTTTTAGTAGTTGCAATCATTGCAGGTGTCCTGGGTTTTGGGGGCCTTGCCGGTACTGCCATCGGAATTGCAAAGATACTGTTTGGTCTCTTTTTAATTCTGTTTGTTGTATCTTTGATATTAGGCAGACGGCCGCGTGTATGA